From Heteronotia binoei isolate CCM8104 ecotype False Entrance Well chromosome 3, APGP_CSIRO_Hbin_v1, whole genome shotgun sequence, a single genomic window includes:
- the ANKRD49 gene encoding ankyrin repeat domain-containing protein 49, translating into MDEGEKLAEKNIEEEAKEDRDFAESFNQLELLETHRHLIPTGTQSLWSGDSDEEDQDEKNEEWYQAQEKKLESNPDKLLLWAAEKNRLSTVQRLLSENLAPVNARDEDRYTPLHRAAYNGHLEVVRELIAHGADVHALTVDSWTPLHSACKWNNTKIASFLLQHGADINAQTNGLLTPLHLASGNRESKETLELLLMNRYLKPNLKNNLDETAYDIARRTDIYHYLFEIVESCTNSVSDS; encoded by the exons ATGGACGAAGGTGAGAAATTGGCTGAGAAGAATATAGAGGAGGAGGCGAAAGAGGACAGAGACTTTGCTGAGAGCTTCAACCAGCTGGAATTGCTGGAGACGCACAGGCATCTGATCCCCACCGGAACACAGAGTCTTTGGTCTGGAGATTCTGACGAGGAAGATCAGGATGAAAAGAATGAGGAATGGTACCAAGCCCAGGAGAAGAAGCTGGAGAGCAACCCAGATAAGCTGCTGCTTTGGGCAGCCGAAAAAAATCGA CTTAGCACAGTACAAAGGCTCCTGTCTGAAAACCTTGCTCCAGTAAATGCCCGAGACGAAGACCGATACACCCCTCTCCACCGTGCTGCCTACAACGGCCACTTAGAAGTTGTGCGCGAATTGATTGCCCATGGCGCAGATGTTCATGCTTTAACGGTGGACAGTTGGACACCGCTCCACAGCGCGTGCAAGTGGAACAACACAAAGATAGCCTCGTTCTTGCTTCAACATGGTGCGGATATCAACGCTCAGACCAATGGCTTGCTGACACCGCTGCACCTTGCTTCAGGGAACAGGGAGAGTAAGGAAACCCTTGAACTCCTGCTGATGAATCGCTATTTGAAGCCAAATCTCAAAAACAACCTGGATGAAACGGCCTATGATATCGCTCGTAGGACTGACATCTATCATTACCTGTTTGAAATCGTTGAAAGTTGCACAAATTCTGTGTCGGATTCTTAG